GTGAACGCGTGGGTGCCGTCGGGCTGTTCGGTGCAGGCGTAGACCTGCGATCCCTTGACGACACCGCGCAGGGCCGAGTTCCGGATGGTCTCCGGCAGGTTGACGCTGCCGGGCAGGGCGAACGCCTGGCCGCGGACGGCGCCACCGGGGAACTCGCCGGTGTGCAGGTTGAAGTAGAACTTCTCGGGGTGAACCTTGATGTCCCGCAGCAGCGCCGCGTCCTTCACCTTCACGGTGCCGTAGACGTGCGTGCTGCCGTCCTTGAGCTTCTCGGTGAAGAACGGGATCCTCACATCGCCGTTGACACCCCGGCCGCCCTGGTGCAGGTGCGCGAGCGTCGGCGTCGCCGTACCGGTCCACGCCAGGGCGAAGGACACGTCCTGGCCCTGGACGCGCATCAGCGCCACGGCGCTTCCGTCCTTGTCGCCGACCGCCGGCTTGCCCTCCACCGGCACCTCGTTGTCCCCGGTGAGGGCGGAGGCGAAGAACGTCGCCCCCGCCGCGTCCTTGCCGTAGCGGCCGATCGCCCCCGCGGCCTGGGCCGAGTCCGCCGAGGCGTGACCGCCCGCCGACGCGTGGGCCCCGCCCGTGTCGAGGTCGTCGCCGTTGCAGGCGGTCAGCATCAGGGCGCCGGCCAGGGCGGACGTGGTGATCAACGCGTAACGCTTGCTGCTCATGAGGTGGTGCCTCCCCGTCGATGTCGCCGCGGCGGTGTCCGCGGTGTGACACCCGAGACACGAGACGCCTCCGTGCTGCGGGTCACCCGGTGACGGTTCTGAGACGTTCCTGACACCGGCCCGGATCAGTGAGCCGGGCTCCGCGGACGGGGGCCGGGGCGGTTCGGGGCGCGGGCGCCGCGGTGTAC
This sequence is a window from Streptomyces ortus. Protein-coding genes within it:
- a CDS encoding CHRD domain-containing protein; the protein is MSSKRYALITTSALAGALMLTACNGDDLDTGGAHASAGGHASADSAQAAGAIGRYGKDAAGATFFASALTGDNEVPVEGKPAVGDKDGSAVALMRVQGQDVSFALAWTGTATPTLAHLHQGGRGVNGDVRIPFFTEKLKDGSTHVYGTVKVKDAALLRDIKVHPEKFYFNLHTGEFPGGAVRGQAFALPGSVNLPETIRNSALRGVVKGSQVYACTEQPDGTHAFTRDNVEATLQGAIDHTFAEPGPTGPPQWIAPDGSAVTGSVVNKFDNGEGNIPELILKATRTGADKGLLAKTRIVLRLNTEGGVAPAGNCDPAAHPTAKVPYSADYLFLATR